From a single Nicotiana tomentosiformis chromosome 2, ASM39032v3, whole genome shotgun sequence genomic region:
- the LOC104087855 gene encoding uncharacterized protein translates to MKLNLLSQRIFMARPYLGPVLERRRYAFSSSASAPTWEGGVSMVQGASRGIGLEFVRQLLERNDKGYIVATCRNPSGAPGLLELKNKFPERLDIHQLDLTVESTMEDSAKSIRDKYGSLNLLINASGVLSIPNVMQPETTLSKVQRSSLLLAYDINAVGPILVIKHMWPLLKAGGGSGTDKDFAVVANLSARVGSIGDNSLGGWHSYRASKTALNQLAQNVAVEFARKKDPIICILLHPGTVDTDLSKPFQRNVPKEKLFTKEYSVQKLLSIINNTKRSDNGKFFAWDGQQIPW, encoded by the exons ATGAAGTTGAATCTTCTTAGCCAGCGGATTTTCATGGCCAGGCCATATCTCGGACCAGTTCTGGAAAGAAGAAGGTACGCATTCTCCAGTTCAGCTTCTGCGCCGACATGGGAAGGAGGCGTTTCAATGGTTCAAGGAGCTTCCAGGGGCATTGGCTTGGAATTT GTCAGACAATTGTTAGAGAGAAATGACAAAGGCTATATTGTTGCAACGTGTCGTAATCCTAGTGGAGCACCAGGGCTTCTGGAGTTGAAGAATAAGTTTCCGGAGCGCCTTGACATTCATCAGTTAGATCTTACAGTTGAAAGCACTATGGAG GACTCAGCCAAATCGATCAGAGACAAATATGGCTCGCTAAACCTTCTAATTAATGCATCTGGTGTTCTTTCAATACCCAATGTTATGCAGCCAG AAACGACACTGAGTAAGGTGCAGAGATCATCCTTGCTTCTTGCTTATGATATCAATGCTGTTGGTCCTATTTTGGTTATTAAG CATATGTGGCCTTTGCTGAAAGCTGGAGGTGGGTCTGGTACTGACAAGGATTTTGCTGTTGTTGCTAACTTAAGCGCAAGGGTGGGATCGATTGGAGACAATAGTTTGGGAGGGTGGCATTCCTATCGTGCATCTAAGACGGCCTTGAATCAGT TAGCACAGAATGTGGCGGTGGAATTTGCACGCAAGAAGGATCCAATTATATGCATTTTGTTGCACCCAGGCACGGTGGACACTGATCTCTCTAAACCATTTCAAAGAAATGTTCCAAAAGAAAAACTTTTCACCAAAGAGTACTCTGTTCAGAAGCTGCTCAGCATCATAAACAACACAAAGAGATCTGATAATGGCAAGTTCTTTGCCTGGGATGGTCAACAAATTCCATGGTGA